One genomic region from Bacteroidetes Order II. bacterium encodes:
- a CDS encoding TIGR01777 family oxidoreductase, which yields METAIFRYKSRFEVPAKVLFDWHKTEGALGRMIPPWQRARVIAHGGIREGQKTVIKMGIPGTPFHRKWVAEHVDYKEGVSFADIQRKGPFSYWKHFHKVTEAGEESCFLEDEIQFKLPFSEISHRLFLKGVMKTLERAFAYRHRILAHDLAVFKRYPIAPKRILVSGSNGLIGEALVGFLSGGGHEVLRLVRFPSQKNNEVFINPETHFINEFQVEGIDAVIHLAGENVGKRWSAKRKERILKSRTSLTAMLAQTVVKLKKKPEVFISASAIGIYGEVHQRPATEQTRPGAGFLAEVVKEWEAAAEPVKKAGIRLVYTRFGVVLSMKGGALKKLLLPFKWGVGGAIGSGDQYISWIALDDALSAIYHLLYQNTVTGPVNVVAPNPVTNAEFSKILGKVLRRPAFFTVPEKIIRFLFGEMGEQTILQSQNVEPKRLQYQSFAFKFPKLKDALEHLLGQKARRNL from the coding sequence GTGGAAACAGCCATCTTCCGATACAAGTCCCGATTCGAGGTTCCTGCAAAAGTGTTGTTCGACTGGCACAAGACCGAAGGTGCACTTGGCCGCATGATTCCGCCGTGGCAACGCGCACGGGTGATCGCCCATGGCGGCATCCGGGAGGGGCAAAAGACGGTGATTAAAATGGGCATACCGGGCACACCCTTTCACCGAAAATGGGTGGCTGAACATGTGGACTATAAAGAGGGTGTTTCATTTGCCGACATCCAACGCAAAGGGCCCTTTTCTTATTGGAAACACTTCCATAAAGTGACCGAGGCGGGCGAAGAATCTTGTTTTTTAGAAGATGAAATTCAATTCAAATTACCCTTTTCCGAAATCTCACATCGGCTGTTTTTAAAAGGGGTCATGAAAACCTTGGAACGTGCATTTGCGTACCGACATCGTATTCTTGCCCATGACCTGGCGGTATTCAAACGTTATCCCATTGCCCCCAAACGCATTTTAGTTAGTGGAAGCAATGGCCTGATAGGCGAAGCCTTGGTTGGTTTTTTATCCGGTGGAGGGCACGAGGTTTTACGCTTGGTACGCTTCCCCTCGCAAAAGAATAATGAAGTCTTTATCAATCCTGAAACCCACTTTATCAATGAGTTTCAGGTGGAAGGCATTGATGCCGTCATCCATCTTGCGGGAGAAAACGTGGGCAAGCGTTGGTCTGCAAAACGAAAAGAACGCATTCTGAAAAGCCGTACATCACTGACTGCAATGCTGGCACAAACCGTGGTAAAACTAAAAAAGAAGCCGGAAGTGTTTATATCCGCATCCGCAATTGGTATATATGGCGAAGTTCACCAACGGCCTGCCACAGAGCAGACCCGGCCAGGAGCAGGCTTTCTGGCAGAAGTGGTTAAAGAATGGGAGGCTGCTGCGGAACCTGTTAAAAAAGCCGGAATCCGATTGGTATATACTCGGTTTGGCGTGGTGCTCTCTATGAAAGGAGGGGCGCTAAAAAAATTACTGCTGCCGTTTAAATGGGGGGTAGGGGGGGCGATTGGGTCAGGAGATCAGTATATAAGTTGGATTGCCTTAGATGACGCCCTTTCGGCCATTTATCATCTATTATATCAAAATACCGTGACAGGCCCCGTCAATGTGGTGGCACCGAATCCTGTGACAAATGCTGAATTCTCTAAAATACTTGGTAAAGTATTGCGTCGGCCAGCTTTTTTTACGGTTCCAGAAAAGATAATTCGCTTTTTGTTTGGAGAGATGGGCGAACAAACCATTCTGCAAAGCCAAAATGTTGAACCCAAACGATTACAATACCAAAGTTTTGCATTTAAATTTCCTAAACTGAAAGATGCCTTGGAACACCTCTTAGGGCAGAAAGCACGGAGGAACCTGTGA
- a CDS encoding M48 family metallopeptidase has product MSERLGYDHWPKFCFDEGQFSLMALKNGFMNEIGWFILVALLLAHVIDTLAEWLNIRAADAVLPPALASLYDETAYTNAQTYLKSNTRFAMFKRGLDLLALLFFWFFDGFGWLDTVARSFGWGEVATGLLFVGGLALLNGVMGLPFGWYHTFVIEERFGFNKTTPKTFWIDRMKGLVLGLLIGVPVLALVVWLLDKMGESAWLYVWGAITLISLVLQYVAPTWIMPFFNTFKPLQADDPLRQAVLSYARNVSFPLTNILVMDGSRRSSKANAFFTGFGKNRRIALFDTLIADHTVPELTAIVAHEVGHYKHQHLLKGMVTGILQTGAYLFVLSLCLKLPGLYAAFGIEQQSVYAGLVFFGLLFSPIEFMLGMLTNYFSRKHEFEADAYALETAPEPEALGEALKKMSVKHLTNLNPHPLFVFLNYSHPPLPQRLAAMERILSAKT; this is encoded by the coding sequence GTGTCGGAACGTTTGGGGTATGACCATTGGCCCAAATTTTGTTTCGATGAAGGCCAATTCTCTCTCATGGCGTTAAAAAATGGTTTTATGAATGAAATTGGTTGGTTCATCCTTGTGGCCTTATTGCTCGCACATGTCATTGATACTTTGGCGGAGTGGCTTAATATACGTGCAGCCGATGCCGTCTTGCCTCCTGCATTGGCGTCATTGTATGATGAAACGGCCTATACGAATGCACAAACCTATCTGAAATCCAATACTCGGTTTGCCATGTTCAAACGTGGACTGGATTTGCTGGCATTATTGTTTTTTTGGTTTTTCGATGGGTTCGGATGGTTAGATACTGTGGCCCGTAGTTTTGGATGGGGCGAAGTAGCTACAGGATTGTTGTTTGTGGGAGGCTTGGCTTTGCTAAACGGCGTAATGGGCTTGCCTTTTGGTTGGTATCATACGTTTGTTATAGAAGAGCGTTTTGGATTTAACAAGACGACGCCTAAAACATTTTGGATAGACCGAATGAAGGGGCTTGTATTGGGGTTGTTGATTGGGGTGCCTGTGCTTGCGTTGGTCGTATGGCTTTTGGATAAAATGGGTGAATCTGCTTGGCTTTATGTGTGGGGAGCCATTACGCTCATTTCTTTGGTCTTACAGTATGTTGCACCAACATGGATTATGCCCTTTTTTAATACCTTCAAGCCTTTGCAAGCCGACGACCCACTTCGACAAGCGGTTTTATCATATGCCCGTAATGTGTCGTTTCCGCTTACCAATATTCTGGTGATGGATGGCTCTCGGCGGTCTTCAAAAGCCAATGCTTTCTTTACCGGGTTTGGGAAAAATCGTCGTATTGCATTGTTTGATACCCTGATTGCGGATCATACAGTCCCTGAACTGACCGCGATTGTGGCCCATGAAGTGGGGCATTATAAACACCAGCACTTGCTGAAAGGGATGGTAACGGGTATCTTGCAGACGGGGGCGTATCTTTTTGTATTGTCCCTTTGTCTAAAATTGCCGGGGTTATATGCGGCTTTTGGCATAGAACAACAAAGTGTATATGCGGGATTGGTGTTTTTTGGCTTGCTTTTTTCCCCAATTGAATTCATGTTGGGCATGTTGACCAATTATTTTTCTCGAAAGCATGAATTTGAGGCAGATGCCTATGCCTTAGAAACGGCTCCAGAACCAGAAGCATTGGGGGAAGCCTTGAAAAAAATGTCGGTAAAACACCTTACGAACCTAAATCCCCATCCGCTTTTTGTATTTTTGAACTATTCGCATCCACCCCTTCCGCAAAGACTTGCGGCCATGGAGCGTATTTTATCCGCTAAAACATAA
- a CDS encoding DegV family EDD domain-containing protein: MTSPIRIRYIDGRRLRRCTLAAARWLIGQQQSLNDINVFPVPDGDTGTNMAFTMRGVFDRLSSLRSHTVSEISEGIADAALLGARGNSGAILAQFFQGLAHELQGKLHTSTEEFAHAVAQGSAWAREAVSEPKEGTILTVIQDWAMYILHHAPTKKDFLELFEHGVEQARESLRRTPEQLAELKKAGVVDAGAQGFVYLLEGALEYMKNGRIDRELEIAEQDNLPAEAHIEHDAHDLTFRYCTECMVHGEHLETTHMRQLLTGMGDSLVIAGSSRKMRIHIHTDTPIRVFEALEAIATVSHQKADDMYVQARDAFGHETAALALVVDSACDLPPELMEQYNIHVVPVRLSFGDKEYIDRVTIDEETFFRKLKTDPHHPRTSQPSPADFDRVYAHVMSHYEAAISLHIPEMYSGTIQSARRAGHRFGDRIDIVDAEAVSIATGLLALNTVRRIRRGMSRKEVLNALKADIKRLEVYVALPTVEFLIKGGRVSYFKGLMGRFLNIRPVINFGEKGKIEAVGKAIGTQDVYLQLLKIIEKRVGTQKGLMMSVGHAAAPEKCSEVIELLRRQYEPTECFSVPLSPALSIHGGPGLIGIAFLPPA; the protein is encoded by the coding sequence ATGACATCCCCTATACGAATCCGCTATATTGATGGCCGAAGACTCCGGCGATGTACCCTTGCGGCCGCGCGTTGGCTGATTGGTCAACAGCAATCCTTGAACGACATTAATGTATTTCCGGTGCCTGATGGCGATACGGGAACCAATATGGCTTTTACCATGCGCGGGGTGTTCGATCGGCTTTCTTCGCTTCGAAGTCATACCGTGTCGGAAATAAGTGAGGGCATTGCTGATGCGGCACTTTTGGGCGCTCGTGGCAACTCTGGCGCCATTCTCGCACAATTCTTTCAAGGGCTTGCTCACGAATTGCAAGGCAAGTTACACACAAGCACCGAGGAGTTTGCCCATGCGGTAGCCCAAGGCTCGGCGTGGGCACGAGAAGCCGTCTCTGAGCCAAAGGAAGGAACGATATTGACCGTCATTCAGGATTGGGCCATGTACATTCTGCATCATGCCCCCACAAAAAAGGATTTCCTCGAACTGTTTGAGCATGGCGTCGAGCAGGCACGAGAATCGCTGAGGCGTACACCGGAACAACTGGCAGAACTCAAAAAAGCAGGCGTAGTAGATGCAGGTGCTCAGGGCTTTGTCTATTTGTTGGAAGGTGCGCTGGAGTACATGAAAAATGGCCGAATTGACCGTGAACTGGAGATTGCCGAGCAAGACAATCTGCCAGCAGAAGCCCATATTGAGCACGATGCACACGACCTTACCTTTCGATATTGTACCGAATGCATGGTACATGGGGAACATCTGGAAACCACACACATGCGCCAACTGCTAACCGGAATGGGGGACTCGTTGGTGATTGCAGGTAGTTCGCGCAAAATGCGCATTCATATTCATACCGATACCCCAATCCGCGTATTTGAGGCATTAGAAGCCATCGCAACGGTGTCTCACCAGAAAGCGGACGACATGTACGTACAAGCGCGAGATGCTTTTGGGCACGAAACCGCAGCATTGGCCCTTGTGGTGGATAGTGCTTGCGATTTACCGCCCGAACTCATGGAGCAATACAATATTCATGTGGTTCCGGTTCGGCTTAGTTTTGGCGACAAGGAATATATAGACCGCGTTACCATAGACGAAGAAACCTTTTTTCGGAAACTCAAAACCGACCCCCATCACCCTCGAACGTCTCAACCTTCCCCGGCCGATTTTGATCGGGTTTATGCACACGTCATGTCGCACTATGAGGCTGCCATCTCGTTGCATATTCCCGAAATGTATAGTGGAACCATCCAATCTGCCCGCCGTGCAGGCCATCGCTTCGGAGACCGGATAGACATTGTGGATGCAGAGGCCGTTTCCATTGCTACAGGCCTGCTCGCCTTGAATACCGTCCGAAGAATTCGGCGTGGAATGTCACGGAAAGAAGTGCTGAACGCTTTAAAAGCAGATATAAAACGTTTGGAAGTATATGTAGCTCTGCCCACCGTCGAGTTTTTAATCAAAGGAGGGCGTGTCAGCTATTTTAAAGGGTTAATGGGCAGGTTCCTTAACATCCGACCAGTGATTAACTTTGGTGAAAAAGGGAAGATTGAGGCAGTCGGTAAGGCAATCGGGACACAAGATGTGTATCTTCAATTGCTCAAGATCATCGAAAAACGAGTCGGTACGCAAAAAGGTCTGATGATGTCTGTGGGCCATGCTGCCGCACCCGAAAAATGCAGCGAAGTCATTGAATTGCTGCGTCGTCAGTATGAACCAACCGAGTGTTTCAGCGTTCCATTGTCTCCTGCGCTTTCGATTCATGGCGGACCGGGACTGATTGGCATTGCGTTTCTCCCACCCGCATAA
- the plsY gene encoding glycerol-3-phosphate 1-O-acyltransferase PlsY, with product MLSLVIILSLSYLVGSIPTSIVISKLLKGIDIREHGSGNAGGTNTYRILGRNAALIVVVVDVMKGLVAALFISQIRIGGEVLPISEKYHAIMYMAGLAAVIGHIWTIFAGFRGGKGVATGMGMVLGTLPGGVLIGLPVFVLIVWITGYVSLSSILSALAIPFAFVIMDETGLYNFSPVAIWFTIGLSGLIVFAHRANIKRLMTGSENSFKKKN from the coding sequence ATGTTATCCTTAGTCATTATCCTTTCCCTCAGCTATTTAGTGGGTTCCATTCCCACCAGTATCGTTATTAGTAAATTATTAAAAGGCATAGACATCCGCGAACATGGTAGCGGGAATGCTGGCGGAACGAATACATACCGAATATTGGGGCGAAATGCCGCACTTATTGTGGTGGTGGTTGATGTAATGAAAGGCTTGGTTGCTGCCCTGTTTATCTCCCAAATTCGGATAGGCGGGGAAGTGCTCCCCATTTCAGAAAAATATCATGCTATCATGTATATGGCGGGGTTAGCGGCTGTAATTGGCCATATCTGGACGATTTTTGCTGGTTTTCGTGGTGGAAAAGGTGTTGCAACGGGGATGGGAATGGTGCTGGGTACATTACCCGGCGGCGTCTTGATCGGTTTACCCGTATTTGTCCTGATTGTTTGGATTACGGGTTATGTCTCGCTAAGTTCTATTTTGTCTGCCTTGGCCATTCCTTTTGCATTTGTAATTATGGATGAAACGGGGCTGTATAATTTTTCTCCGGTTGCCATTTGGTTTACCATCGGCCTTTCAGGGCTGATCGTCTTTGCACATCGCGCCAATATCAAAAGGCTCATGACGGGTTCCGAAAACAGTTTTAAAAAGAAAAACTAA
- a CDS encoding LON peptidase substrate-binding domain-containing protein, with product MNSPQEIPIFPLPMVLFPIEQLPLHIFEPRYKEMIHYCLATQSPFGIVLAHHNGITQTGCSAVVVRELKEYEDGKRDILVQGQERFRINKIRHKYTYFTADITWLVDEVIAIPESLKLRFLALYTKWMEALHQKQHLLLHPEEERLSFVVGRTLPLKPEQKQILLQFGSEEERLNFLSDYLAKNIPEASEMAEIKRLIQSDGHFENILPDLGHNQNDED from the coding sequence ATGAATTCACCGCAAGAAATTCCAATTTTCCCATTACCTATGGTATTGTTTCCAATCGAACAACTTCCTTTGCATATTTTTGAGCCTCGATATAAAGAGATGATACACTATTGCTTGGCCACACAATCTCCATTTGGGATCGTATTGGCCCATCACAATGGGATTACCCAAACAGGTTGTAGCGCTGTTGTGGTTCGTGAACTCAAAGAATATGAAGATGGGAAAAGAGATATTTTGGTGCAGGGACAGGAACGGTTCCGCATCAATAAAATCAGGCATAAATACACCTATTTTACAGCAGACATAACGTGGTTGGTAGATGAAGTAATAGCAATTCCCGAATCATTAAAATTGCGCTTTCTGGCCTTATATACAAAATGGATGGAGGCCCTACACCAAAAACAACACCTGCTCTTACATCCGGAAGAAGAACGGCTGTCATTTGTGGTGGGTCGTACCCTCCCACTAAAGCCGGAACAAAAACAAATTTTACTCCAATTTGGCTCGGAAGAAGAACGACTAAACTTCTTATCAGATTATCTTGCAAAAAACATCCCAGAAGCTTCTGAAATGGCCGAAATCAAACGACTAATTCAGTCCGATGGTCACTTCGAGAACATCCTTCCAGATTTAGGCCATAACCAAAACGACGAAGACTAA
- a CDS encoding MBL fold metallo-hydrolase, translating into MPKIAGYELYTIESGRFGLDGGAMFGIIPKPMWEKYLQADARNRIPMNMRCLLLVGNNRVILIDTGLGDKFDAKFGDIYAVDTEMFNLQRSLKHHDIKPEDVTDVILSHLHFDHAGGSTIKKDGNLVTAFPNAVYHVQTTHWEWATQKPNIRERNSFLHENLAPLADSGQLQLQTGPGTLFEGVETLVIHGHTPGQQMIKVSDQSQTLVFTADLTPTLAHIPSIWVMGYDLDPLLTIAEKDQFLKQAAEHKWKIMYDHDPLSEISDITWTDRGPVGVLPRPLADL; encoded by the coding sequence ATGCCAAAAATTGCCGGATACGAACTTTACACCATTGAAAGTGGCCGCTTTGGCTTAGATGGCGGTGCTATGTTTGGGATAATCCCAAAACCCATGTGGGAAAAATATCTTCAAGCAGATGCACGCAACCGCATTCCAATGAACATGCGTTGCCTGCTTCTGGTTGGGAACAACCGCGTCATTCTCATAGACACTGGCCTTGGAGACAAGTTCGATGCCAAATTTGGCGACATTTATGCGGTAGATACCGAAATGTTCAATCTCCAACGCTCGTTAAAACACCATGATATAAAACCAGAAGACGTGACCGACGTCATTCTTTCTCATTTACATTTCGACCATGCAGGCGGGAGTACCATAAAAAAAGACGGCAACTTGGTGACGGCCTTTCCGAATGCGGTATATCATGTTCAAACCACACATTGGGAATGGGCCACCCAAAAACCGAATATCCGTGAACGAAATTCGTTTTTACATGAGAACTTAGCGCCTCTTGCTGATTCTGGACAACTACAACTTCAAACAGGCCCCGGCACTTTGTTTGAGGGGGTGGAGACGCTGGTCATCCACGGTCACACACCCGGCCAACAAATGATCAAGGTTTCTGATCAATCCCAAACCTTGGTTTTTACAGCAGATTTGACTCCTACATTGGCACACATACCTTCTATATGGGTAATGGGGTACGATCTAGATCCCTTGCTGACCATCGCCGAAAAAGATCAGTTTTTGAAACAAGCTGCCGAGCACAAGTGGAAAATCATGTATGACCACGACCCACTTTCCGAAATATCAGATATTACTTGGACAGATCGCGGGCCTGTTGGTGTACTCCCTCGTCCCCTCGCTGATCTTTAG
- the porU gene encoding type IX secretion system sortase PorU codes for MLSRFFSLFGLQLIATLASALYGQQAHIERLSQDANQAIFRIHTSWKSEVNPENLKAKTAEQILIALTDGWAIVSEQISLPTHALPTIEVSGTRFETISVQNIAHKTLFEGYVNDLASIGQLGIERKKPTATLTANLLSYDKEQGLLYRYTEYLITVRFGKNDVLSKKETCSNAHVATTKSVLAQGRWFRFPVTEEGLYKIDAAYLQGLGVTGTIDWTKVQIYGNGGKMLPAKNCDPRPGDLTPISVSVLSDGLVFYGNGPKGWIYNADQNLWEHFSHDFSNENIYFIRVDETAPTLVKAALAPNQNNPVTLTQTTGRWFKEEDKINIGGDSGSGLDWLGQEVLGGGSVTVVDQVFDGLASGTVQYRARIAARANPGAQVSVISGNNTLHQFTSRIVDLNQSLGVKASEESFSFTHTAVTGSKQTIQFRLAKTDNDPRFWMDWIAAFYPQDLVAANQYLRFATPTGEKGEIIFALSGFASTPTVWDITDGKDTRQLPVSESGGKYLVRMNIADTPRELVAFVPTAITYKKPATGSAVANQNLHGITTIPAFVIVTPTEFKSQAENLAQYRRSQGITTEVVEIHQIINEFSGGVMDMRAMRDYFKFLYDKDTQDVFKYVLLFGDGHFDYRNINGTTNTLKNWIPVYQTDESFDEITSFTSDDYFGLLDDQEGEWRWLFDSSSSFERMDIGIGRFVVQSTAQAAGVIQKIKHYENPKNLGAWRTRFTFIADDEIAGSRQPESDLHTQNADMIARMLEDIAPDFNLHKIYAMSYNPVTTVNGRRVPEAKDEIFRAFNEGTLVWNYSGHGGYEALADEKLVLLEDLNELANLDTLPIIVTATCSFGHWDYADKQSGAEVAFLNADGGAIAVFTTVRPVYTTSSLDSLNPGLNRQLTIQMVTREPNGLPQRFGDVLRKTKNTTAGSQDNNRKFNLFGDPTMRVGLPTLKTVVSTINEKPLTDNLQIKALDKVVVKGEVVQQNGQRATDFSGKVDLMVYDAPRQVTLRDAQYLPGGQYKVYRDLIFRGRASVKNGEYTLTFVAPKDISYSNTNGRISLYAAGAQTDAIGHSLRIVIGGTATNPIKDLKGPEVQLFLNDTTFVSGGITHKKPRLIAKLFDENGLNTVGTGIGHELLLVINGDEQNARNLSEFFVGNENSYQRGMVSYALPELAPGTHTLTLKAWDVSNNSSLATLDFVVADEQQLEIRNLANYPNPTMGPTRFVLEHNQIPGRTARAEIKIFSLSGRLIRTIGTDELLPGGVLTGSTLQYQWDGKDEDGDAPAMGVYLYKAKIEITDETSEIPTKQTAELIEKMAIIR; via the coding sequence ATGTTAAGTCGGTTTTTTTCTCTTTTCGGATTGCAACTTATTGCAACATTGGCCAGTGCATTATACGGCCAGCAAGCCCACATTGAGCGCTTGTCTCAAGATGCAAATCAGGCCATCTTCCGGATTCATACCTCTTGGAAAAGCGAAGTAAATCCAGAAAACCTGAAGGCAAAAACGGCCGAACAAATCCTTATAGCGCTTACCGATGGCTGGGCGATTGTTTCCGAACAAATATCCTTGCCCACACACGCTCTCCCTACCATAGAGGTTTCGGGAACGCGCTTTGAAACCATATCGGTACAAAATATTGCACACAAAACCTTATTTGAAGGCTATGTAAACGATTTGGCCAGTATTGGACAACTGGGGATCGAAAGAAAAAAACCTACGGCCACCCTCACGGCCAATCTTCTTTCCTACGACAAGGAACAGGGGCTTTTATACCGCTACACCGAGTACCTTATTACGGTGCGCTTCGGCAAAAACGATGTCTTATCCAAAAAGGAAACTTGTAGCAACGCCCATGTGGCAACAACCAAAAGTGTGCTCGCACAAGGGCGCTGGTTCCGCTTTCCCGTCACCGAAGAAGGACTTTATAAAATTGATGCCGCTTATTTACAAGGCTTGGGCGTAACGGGAACCATAGACTGGACCAAAGTACAAATATATGGGAATGGGGGTAAGATGTTACCAGCCAAAAATTGCGACCCAAGGCCCGGAGACCTTACGCCTATATCCGTATCCGTCTTGTCTGATGGCCTTGTCTTTTATGGAAATGGGCCCAAAGGCTGGATTTACAATGCCGATCAAAACCTTTGGGAGCACTTTTCGCACGATTTTAGCAATGAAAACATTTACTTCATCCGTGTGGATGAGACCGCTCCCACTCTTGTAAAGGCAGCCCTTGCACCCAACCAGAACAATCCGGTTACCCTCACCCAAACAACTGGTCGGTGGTTCAAAGAAGAAGACAAGATAAACATTGGCGGCGACTCTGGATCGGGTTTAGACTGGTTAGGGCAAGAAGTACTGGGCGGCGGTAGCGTTACCGTTGTGGATCAGGTCTTTGATGGCCTCGCAAGTGGAACCGTACAATACCGTGCCCGAATTGCAGCGCGCGCAAATCCAGGTGCGCAAGTTTCAGTAATTTCGGGCAACAACACCCTCCACCAATTTACCAGTAGAATTGTGGACTTAAACCAAAGTTTAGGAGTTAAAGCGTCTGAGGAGTCTTTCTCCTTCACCCATACTGCTGTTACAGGAAGTAAACAAACCATTCAATTTCGATTAGCGAAAACAGACAATGATCCCCGGTTTTGGATGGATTGGATTGCGGCATTTTATCCGCAAGACCTGGTTGCAGCCAACCAGTACCTCCGCTTTGCCACCCCAACAGGGGAAAAAGGAGAAATAATTTTTGCTTTGTCCGGTTTTGCTTCCACGCCCACTGTTTGGGATATTACAGACGGTAAAGATACCCGCCAATTGCCCGTCTCGGAATCCGGTGGCAAATATTTGGTTAGGATGAATATTGCCGACACGCCAAGGGAACTGGTGGCTTTTGTACCCACAGCCATCACCTACAAAAAACCTGCAACCGGAAGTGCCGTTGCCAACCAAAACCTGCATGGTATAACCACCATTCCAGCTTTTGTAATAGTCACCCCAACCGAATTTAAAAGTCAAGCCGAAAACCTGGCCCAATACCGTCGGAGCCAAGGAATTACTACCGAAGTGGTAGAAATTCACCAAATAATAAACGAGTTTTCAGGTGGCGTAATGGACATGCGGGCGATGCGCGACTACTTCAAGTTTTTGTACGACAAAGATACCCAAGACGTTTTTAAATATGTCTTGCTTTTTGGAGATGGACATTTTGATTACCGCAACATTAATGGTACTACCAATACGCTTAAAAATTGGATTCCAGTGTACCAAACGGATGAATCATTCGATGAAATAACATCGTTCACTTCTGATGATTATTTTGGACTATTAGATGATCAAGAAGGCGAATGGCGATGGCTTTTTGATTCAAGTTCTTCTTTTGAAAGAATGGATATTGGTATTGGTCGGTTTGTGGTACAAAGTACAGCACAAGCAGCAGGGGTGATCCAAAAAATAAAGCATTATGAAAACCCAAAAAATCTAGGCGCATGGAGAACCCGTTTTACCTTTATTGCAGATGATGAAATTGCCGGGTCTCGCCAGCCTGAATCAGATTTACACACCCAGAATGCCGATATGATTGCTCGGATGTTGGAAGACATAGCACCAGACTTTAACCTACATAAAATTTATGCCATGTCTTATAATCCTGTTACAACCGTAAACGGACGACGCGTACCGGAGGCTAAAGACGAAATTTTCCGCGCCTTTAACGAGGGAACTTTGGTATGGAATTACAGTGGGCACGGGGGTTATGAAGCCTTGGCGGATGAAAAATTGGTTTTGCTAGAGGACCTCAATGAATTGGCCAACCTTGATACTTTACCGATCATTGTGACGGCTACATGTTCTTTCGGACACTGGGACTACGCCGATAAACAAAGTGGCGCCGAGGTTGCATTTCTAAATGCAGACGGAGGAGCAATTGCAGTCTTTACAACCGTGCGTCCTGTGTACACTACAAGTTCCTTAGATTCCCTCAACCCTGGACTGAACCGACAACTGACGATTCAGATGGTAACCCGCGAACCGAATGGCCTCCCCCAACGCTTTGGAGATGTCTTACGCAAAACCAAAAATACAACAGCGGGCTCGCAAGATAATAACCGGAAATTCAATTTATTTGGGGACCCTACGATGCGTGTAGGGTTGCCCACCCTTAAAACCGTTGTTTCAACAATTAATGAAAAACCGCTTACCGATAACCTCCAGATTAAAGCCTTAGATAAAGTGGTAGTAAAAGGTGAAGTTGTACAACAAAACGGTCAACGGGCCACTGATTTCTCCGGTAAAGTGGACCTAATGGTGTATGATGCACCGCGCCAAGTTACGCTCCGAGACGCACAATATTTACCAGGTGGACAATATAAAGTTTACCGCGATCTTATTTTCAGAGGACGCGCAAGTGTTAAAAATGGAGAATATACCCTTACTTTTGTCGCTCCCAAAGACATATCGTATAGCAATACCAATGGACGTATTTCGTTGTATGCGGCTGGAGCACAAACAGACGCAATTGGACATAGCTTACGTATCGTAATTGGCGGCACAGCCACAAATCCGATCAAAGACTTAAAAGGGCCGGAAGTTCAGCTTTTTTTGAATGACACCACGTTTGTTTCCGGTGGTATCACCCATAAAAAACCACGATTGATTGCCAAATTATTCGACGAAAATGGCCTCAATACCGTTGGGACAGGAATTGGCCATGAGTTACTGCTGGTGATCAATGGAGATGAACAAAATGCCCGCAACCTGAGTGAGTTCTTTGTAGGAAATGAAAATTCTTACCAGCGCGGAATGGTGTCTTATGCCTTACCCGAATTGGCTCCCGGCACACACACCCTCACATTGAAGGCATGGGATGTCTCTAACAACTCTAGTTTGGCAACTTTAGACTTTGTGGTGGCCGATGAGCAACAGCTGGAAATTCGGAATCTGGCCAATTATCCGAATCCAACCATGGGACCCACCCGTTTTGTTCTGGAACACAACCAAATTCCGGGGCGTACCGCCCGAGCAGAAATCAAAATATTCTCGCTCAGTGGCCGCTTAATCCGAACCATTGGCACAGACGAACTCCTACCCGGCGGTGTTCTAACCGGAAGCACCTTGCAATACCAATGGGATGGAAAAGATGAAGATGGGGATGCACCTGCTATGGGTGTGTATCTCTATAAAGCCAAGATAGAAATCACCGATGAAACCAGCGAAATCCCCACCAAGCAAACTGCGGAACTGATTGAAAAAATGGCCATTATTCGCTAA